In Elaeis guineensis isolate ETL-2024a chromosome 1, EG11, whole genome shotgun sequence, a genomic segment contains:
- the LOC140854677 gene encoding uncharacterized protein isoform X2 has translation MRRRGRYAGVQFQFSQTEAGTSSSAQQPEASSAAQHSEPCPSSSAQHDPPVHQPDDEIHVQNGSGRVRPRRGPTVVRDVWQMREGERIVVECNQLGQPIKKAACLLTSFLGTVARRPQLCPLGYAKWNDMLPTYKVELLRVIESKFVLPPSTHDFVMKSLNRKWKEYKAQLKKDYMRQGMTEEEVARNCPPDVPPHQWMELVHYWFSERAQTYSAIGRAARAAQSVPHTSGSKSYARLRQEFEDEHGRKPGQVEFYRMTHTHQDGTFVRDESRDLYERATSLIAERDDESAASTQQSRIEAEVFTELMGPERYGRVRGYGVGVTPTQLSEVSRYTQHAATDAQDSRVRRLEAEIQEIRQSRAAEMEEMRQSRAEMQAMRGQIDRLTSLLEMYGSSQAPGISGTHRDSGTSRGDNDDHPPAD, from the exons atgcgtcgcaggggacgatatgctggtgtgcagtttcagttttcacagacagaggccggtacgtcttcttcagcacagcagcctgaggccagttcagctgcacagcattctgagccctgtccttcatcatcagcacagcacgatcctcctgttcatcagccagatgatgagatacacgtgcaga acggatccgggagagtacgccccagacgcggacccacagtagtacgagatgtgtggcagatgcgtgagggcgagaggattgttgtggagtgcaatcagctaggtcagccaattaagaaagctgcctgcttattgacttcatttttggggactgttgctcggaggcctcagctatgtccgttgggctatgcaaaatggaatgacatgcttccaacgtacaaagttgagctcctccgagttatagag agcaagtttgttctccctccatccactcatgattttgtaatgaagtctctcaaccgcaaatggaaagaatataaagcacaattgaagaaggactatatgagacagggtatgacagaggaggaggttgctaggaattgtcctcctgatgtaccccctcatcagtggatggagttggttcattactggttctccgagagggcacag acttattctgctattggtagagctgcacgagcagctcagtctgttcctcatacatcggggtcgaagagttatgcacgactccgacaggagttt gaggatgagcatgggaggaaacccggacaagtggagttttaccggatgactcatactcatcaggatggtacttttgttcgagatgagtcgagagatttatat gagagggctacatctctcattgcggagcgtgacgacgagtccgcagcatctacgcagcagagccgtatcgaggctgaggtattcacagagttgatgggaccagagcgctacggccgagtgaggggttatggagtaggagtcacccccactcagttatctgaggttagtagatatacgcagcatgctgcaacagatgctcaggattcacgcgttcgcagactcgaggcggagatacaggagattagacagagtcgtgccgctgagatggaggagatgcgacagagccgtgccgagatgcaggccatgaggggacagattgatcgccttacatctttattagagatgtatggttcatctcag gctcctggcatatcaggcacccatcgagatagcggcacgtcacgtggagacaacgacgaccatccgcctgcagattga
- the LOC140854677 gene encoding uncharacterized protein isoform X3: protein MVGRVIPYVAFESGDIMRRRGRYAGVQFQFSQTEADGSGRVRPRRGPTVVRDVWQMREGERIVVECNQLGQPIKKAACLLTSFLGTVARRPQLCPLGYAKWNDMLPTYKVELLRVIESKFVLPPSTHDFVMKSLNRKWKEYKAQLKKDYMRQGMTEEEVARNCPPDVPPHQWMELVHYWFSERAQTYSAIGRAARAAQSVPHTSGSKSYARLRQEFEDEHGRKPGQVEFYRMTHTHQDGTFVRDESRDLYERATSLIAERDDESAASTQQSRIEAEVFTELMGPERYGRVRGYGVGVTPTQLSEVSRYTQHAATDAQDSRVRRLEAEIQEIRQSRAAEMEEMRQSRAEMQAMRGQIDRLTSLLEMYGSSQAPGISGTHRDSGTSRGDNDDHPPAD, encoded by the exons atggttggtcgagttattccctatgtggctttcgaatcag gtgacatcatgcgtcgcaggggacgatatgctggtgtgcagtttcagttttcacagacagaggccg acggatccgggagagtacgccccagacgcggacccacagtagtacgagatgtgtggcagatgcgtgagggcgagaggattgttgtggagtgcaatcagctaggtcagccaattaagaaagctgcctgcttattgacttcatttttggggactgttgctcggaggcctcagctatgtccgttgggctatgcaaaatggaatgacatgcttccaacgtacaaagttgagctcctccgagttatagag agcaagtttgttctccctccatccactcatgattttgtaatgaagtctctcaaccgcaaatggaaagaatataaagcacaattgaagaaggactatatgagacagggtatgacagaggaggaggttgctaggaattgtcctcctgatgtaccccctcatcagtggatggagttggttcattactggttctccgagagggcacag acttattctgctattggtagagctgcacgagcagctcagtctgttcctcatacatcggggtcgaagagttatgcacgactccgacaggagttt gaggatgagcatgggaggaaacccggacaagtggagttttaccggatgactcatactcatcaggatggtacttttgttcgagatgagtcgagagatttatat gagagggctacatctctcattgcggagcgtgacgacgagtccgcagcatctacgcagcagagccgtatcgaggctgaggtattcacagagttgatgggaccagagcgctacggccgagtgaggggttatggagtaggagtcacccccactcagttatctgaggttagtagatatacgcagcatgctgcaacagatgctcaggattcacgcgttcgcagactcgaggcggagatacaggagattagacagagtcgtgccgctgagatggaggagatgcgacagagccgtgccgagatgcaggccatgaggggacagattgatcgccttacatctttattagagatgtatggttcatctcag gctcctggcatatcaggcacccatcgagatagcggcacgtcacgtggagacaacgacgaccatccgcctgcagattga
- the LOC140854677 gene encoding uncharacterized protein isoform X1, whose protein sequence is MVGRVIPYVAFESGDIMRRRGRYAGVQFQFSQTEAGTSSSAQQPEASSAAQHSEPCPSSSAQHDPPVHQPDDEIHVQNGSGRVRPRRGPTVVRDVWQMREGERIVVECNQLGQPIKKAACLLTSFLGTVARRPQLCPLGYAKWNDMLPTYKVELLRVIESKFVLPPSTHDFVMKSLNRKWKEYKAQLKKDYMRQGMTEEEVARNCPPDVPPHQWMELVHYWFSERAQTYSAIGRAARAAQSVPHTSGSKSYARLRQEFEDEHGRKPGQVEFYRMTHTHQDGTFVRDESRDLYERATSLIAERDDESAASTQQSRIEAEVFTELMGPERYGRVRGYGVGVTPTQLSEVSRYTQHAATDAQDSRVRRLEAEIQEIRQSRAAEMEEMRQSRAEMQAMRGQIDRLTSLLEMYGSSQAPGISGTHRDSGTSRGDNDDHPPAD, encoded by the exons atggttggtcgagttattccctatgtggctttcgaatcag gtgacatcatgcgtcgcaggggacgatatgctggtgtgcagtttcagttttcacagacagaggccggtacgtcttcttcagcacagcagcctgaggccagttcagctgcacagcattctgagccctgtccttcatcatcagcacagcacgatcctcctgttcatcagccagatgatgagatacacgtgcaga acggatccgggagagtacgccccagacgcggacccacagtagtacgagatgtgtggcagatgcgtgagggcgagaggattgttgtggagtgcaatcagctaggtcagccaattaagaaagctgcctgcttattgacttcatttttggggactgttgctcggaggcctcagctatgtccgttgggctatgcaaaatggaatgacatgcttccaacgtacaaagttgagctcctccgagttatagag agcaagtttgttctccctccatccactcatgattttgtaatgaagtctctcaaccgcaaatggaaagaatataaagcacaattgaagaaggactatatgagacagggtatgacagaggaggaggttgctaggaattgtcctcctgatgtaccccctcatcagtggatggagttggttcattactggttctccgagagggcacag acttattctgctattggtagagctgcacgagcagctcagtctgttcctcatacatcggggtcgaagagttatgcacgactccgacaggagttt gaggatgagcatgggaggaaacccggacaagtggagttttaccggatgactcatactcatcaggatggtacttttgttcgagatgagtcgagagatttatat gagagggctacatctctcattgcggagcgtgacgacgagtccgcagcatctacgcagcagagccgtatcgaggctgaggtattcacagagttgatgggaccagagcgctacggccgagtgaggggttatggagtaggagtcacccccactcagttatctgaggttagtagatatacgcagcatgctgcaacagatgctcaggattcacgcgttcgcagactcgaggcggagatacaggagattagacagagtcgtgccgctgagatggaggagatgcgacagagccgtgccgagatgcaggccatgaggggacagattgatcgccttacatctttattagagatgtatggttcatctcag gctcctggcatatcaggcacccatcgagatagcggcacgtcacgtggagacaacgacgaccatccgcctgcagattga